GGCTCATGGCCCAATCGTCTTCCGAAAACGGCACGTTGGATAAGGCTACGCTGGAAGAAGTGGTCAGGTATGCCCTCCGAAATCAGCCCCTGATCCGGCAATCGATCATTGATGAGCGTATTACCGAAAACAATATTAAAAGCAGGCTCGCGGATTGGTATCCGCAAATCAACTTCAATTACAATCTGCAACATAACTTCATCGTTCAAACCAGCATCATCGGCGGCAACCCCGTCAAGCTGGGCGTGAGTAATCTCTCGGCGGGGCAGTTTACTGTCTCCCAACCGCTCTTCAACCGCGATGTACTTTTGGCGCGACGTACCCAAAACGATGTGCGATTGCAGGCAAGTCAGTTGACGTCGTCCAACAAGACCGATCTGGCCGTGGATGTGTCCAAAGCCTTTTACGATGTATTGACCACCTTACAGCAGATCGACATTGCCAATGAAGACATTGTCCGATTGGAACGAAGCCTGAAAGATGCGCAGAATCAGTACAAAGCGGGTGTGGCCGATAAAATTGACTATAAACGCGCGTTGATTTCCCTCAATAATACCAAAGCCTCGAAAAAAAGTAACGAAGAGGTACTCAAAGGGAAATTGGAATACCTCAAATCGTTGATGGGATACCCCAAAGAGCAGAGCCTGAATCTTCAGTACGACAGTCTGCAAATGGAGCGGGAGATCTTTCTGGATACACTTCAGGGTGCGCAATATACCTCCCGCATTGAATATCAATTATTGAGTACCCAAAAACGCTTGTTGGAATACAATTATCAATACGAAAAATGGAGTTATTTACCCACGGTCGCGGCCAACGGGGCCTATAACCTTAACTTCCAGAATAACCGATTTTTTGATCTGTACACCAAAAATTTCCCTAACTCCTTCGCAGCCATCACGTTTTCATTGCCCCTGTATCAGGGTGGCAAACGTAAGCTCAACATCAATACCGCCGAATGGCAATTGAAACGCATTGATCTGGAAATCAAACGCCTGCAACTGAATGTCAATGCTGAATACGCGCGCGCTTTGGGCAATTACAAAGGCAGTCTGACCAATCTGCTCACCCAGAAAGAAAACATGGACCTGGCCCGTGAAGTGTACGATATTCTTCAGCTGCAATACCGCTCGGGCATTAAAGCCTACCTGGAAGTAATCACCTCCGAAACGGATCTGCGACTGGCACGCATCAACTATTATAACGCACTTTATCAGGTACTTTCTACTAAAATTGACGTGCAAAAAGCGCTGGGTCAACTAAATTATTAACTACTGAATCACCGAATAACATGTATTCGAATCTCATACACAATTTTACCATTGCCCTGTCTATTGTACTGCTGGCTTCATGCGATAAAAAAGAAGAACAAAAAACAGCGGCTCAACAGGCACCGCCCGCCGTAGCCGTTACGCTGGAGGAAGTAACCACGACCGATGCCGTGTATTACGACGAATACCCCGCCTCCGTTATTCCGTTAAATCAGGTAGAACTGCGCCCGCAGGTGACGGGCTTTATTACGGGCGTACATTTTCAGGACGGCGCACGCGTCAGGAAAGGGCAGCTTTTGTACTCGATTGATGCTCAGCTCTATTCGGCCAATTATGAGCAGGCCGTAGCCAACCTCAAAGTGCAGGAAGCCAACGTGAACAAAGCCCAAAAAGATGCCGACCGTTATCACGAATTGGATAAGAACGACGCCGTCGCCAAGCAGTTGGTCGACAATGCCGACGCGGCTCTCGAAGTAGCCAAAAAACAGGCCGAAGCGGCCAAGGCCAATATTTCGGCGGTATCCACGAGCGTGCGTTATACCAAAGTAATGGCTCCTTTTGACGGGGTCATCGGTATCTCGCTCGTCAAACCGGGAGCGGCCGTTTCGGCGGGACAAACCATCCTGAATACGGTTTCGACCGACGGGCAGCTCGCCGTGGATTTCGGCGTTGACCAAAAAGAAATTTACCGCTTCACGACGTTACTCAAAAATAAAGCCTCCGGAGATTCAACGTTTACGTTGGCTTTTGGAAAAGACATTTATCCCTATCCGGGCAAAATTCAACTCATTGACCGCGCCGTAGACCCGCAAACGGGAACCATCAAAACGCGGTTGATCTTCCCTAATCATGATAATTTACTGCGCGCCGGAATGACCGGCACGGTGCGAGTGTTAAACAGAGCATCGACCAAATCAGTCGTGATTCCGTACAAAGCCGTGACCGAGCAATTAGGCGAATTTTTTGTGTACGTAGCCCGAGACAGCAGCAAGGTAAGTCAGCGGAGAATTGTGCCG
Above is a window of Runella slithyformis DSM 19594 DNA encoding:
- a CDS encoding TolC family protein; this encodes MSYWSKSEKILFTLIAALSLLHMPYRLMAQSSSENGTLDKATLEEVVRYALRNQPLIRQSIIDERITENNIKSRLADWYPQINFNYNLQHNFIVQTSIIGGNPVKLGVSNLSAGQFTVSQPLFNRDVLLARRTQNDVRLQASQLTSSNKTDLAVDVSKAFYDVLTTLQQIDIANEDIVRLERSLKDAQNQYKAGVADKIDYKRALISLNNTKASKKSNEEVLKGKLEYLKSLMGYPKEQSLNLQYDSLQMEREIFLDTLQGAQYTSRIEYQLLSTQKRLLEYNYQYEKWSYLPTVAANGAYNLNFQNNRFFDLYTKNFPNSFAAITFSLPLYQGGKRKLNINTAEWQLKRIDLEIKRLQLNVNAEYARALGNYKGSLTNLLTQKENMDLAREVYDILQLQYRSGIKAYLEVITSETDLRLARINYYNALYQVLSTKIDVQKALGQLNY
- a CDS encoding efflux RND transporter periplasmic adaptor subunit — its product is MYSNLIHNFTIALSIVLLASCDKKEEQKTAAQQAPPAVAVTLEEVTTTDAVYYDEYPASVIPLNQVELRPQVTGFITGVHFQDGARVRKGQLLYSIDAQLYSANYEQAVANLKVQEANVNKAQKDADRYHELDKNDAVAKQLVDNADAALEVAKKQAEAAKANISAVSTSVRYTKVMAPFDGVIGISLVKPGAAVSAGQTILNTVSTDGQLAVDFGVDQKEIYRFTTLLKNKASGDSTFTLAFGKDIYPYPGKIQLIDRAVDPQTGTIKTRLIFPNHDNLLRAGMTGTVRVLNRASTKSVVIPYKAVTEQLGEFFVYVARDSSKVSQRRIVPGQPLGTKIIVKEGLKEGEKIAVEGVQNLREGSVIKTDK